The DNA window TCGGAAGAACAATTCTTCATGGTGGTTCCAAATATCGAGCCACTGGGCGTGGctttgttgttttccatgcgaAGTTTGCAGAAAACTACAGGCTATACTCACGAAGTCACTTTGTTAAGGGATTGGAATTATTTATACTGCTGATCGTGTATGAAGTTTACGGGGCATCATATCGCAGTTCAAGTCTTTTTATGTTCATCACATTATCCATGTGGTTCATGGTTGGATCCTGGTTGTTTGCTCCATTTGTGTTCAATCCATCTGGATTTGACTGGCAAAAAACAGTGGATGATTGGACAGATTGGAAACGGTGGATGGGCAATCGTGGTGGTATAGGAATTTCTCCTGATAAAAGCTGGGAATCATGGTGGGCTGGAGAACATGAACATCTCAGACACACAAATTTCAGGGGATGGTTGCTTGAAATAATCCTTGCATTTCGCTTCTTTATCTACCAATATGGCATTGTCTACCACCTTGATATATCCCATCACAGTAAAAGTTTGCTGGTACAATCCATATTTGAGtggttttgttatttgttgGCCTATTACTTTTTGGTTGATTTCTGCTACCATAAGCTAACTTCTCTACTATAAACTTAAAATCTTTATTGCAGGTTTACGGACTTTCGTGGATAGTTATGATTACTGCTCTTTTAGTCCTCAAGGTATGTGGCATGCCAATGGAACTCATGTAGAAAGTAAATGTGATTAGGAGgagcttgaataaaaaaatctagcatTGTATTTGAAAACTAGCAAATCAGCATTTTAAGCTTATATCTTGACCATTTGAATGAAGAATGTAGCGGTGTTCTCTAGTAAATTAATCTCAAGTAAGTTTGTGTCTATGCTTTATTTCTGAACTTAGTCTGCTGCTGTTTGTGTTTCAAACGTTGCTCTCAGATGGTATCAATGGGGAGAAGAAAATTCCGTACAGACTTTCAGCTCATGTTCAGGATTCTCAAGGCACTCCTATTTCTCGGCTTCATGTCAGTCATGACTGTTCTCTTCGTAGTTTGTGGTCTCACAATACAAGATTTATTTGCTGCCATCCTCGCGTTCATGCCCACAGGGTGGGCCCTTCTTCTTGTAAGTATACAAATTTTGTTCAAAATGTGTGATATATACTTCAAGGGTTCTCCTTCAGTTGGTCACTGCATGATTAAATCCTCTTTATATAGATTGGACAGGCATGCATGAGTTTGTTTAAGTGGATAGGATTCTGGGATTCGTTGAAGGAGCTAGCAAGGGCATACGAGTACATCATGGGCTTATTGCTTTTCATGCCAATAGCCATCTTGTCATGGTTCTCATTTGTTTCAGAGTTCCAAACTCGCCTGCTCTTCAATCAAGCATTTAGCAGAGGCCTCCAGATTTCTATGATTCTTGCAGGAAAGAAAGATGGAAGCGATACTGTAAAGAAAGATGTACCTGAAACAGTAAAGAAAGACGGCGCTGATGCAGGAAGGAAAGCACCATCTAACTAGATCTTCTACATTTcactttcattttgtttattctGTCCTGTATCTAAAATTAGTTGGAAGTCCAAGAAAGAtggtaattatttttacaagatCGATTgatatgatcattttttttctttacgaTGTAGGAGCTTTTAAGGAAATTAAATCTtccttagttaattttatttcttctctttttgtgttttattatgATCTGTGAAGCTATTTATAAGGTGCCAATGTTATATGGAATCTTGATAGAGAGATGAATTTCTCTAATCTTATAGCTTTAAACACAATCTAATTAATCCTATGCTGTTCACTTCTCCAAATGCAAGAAGTGAGTTCTGATTTTCAATCTTTATCGGTGGTAGCTATAATTGCTCTGGTCAATCTTCGACATGAACAGGGGATATAAGCAAAATCTCCCATCCTGTGATATATGATCATAAGAAATCATGCCCCACCACAGCATGACTTTTTCGGCTATGTAAATTGGGAATTTAGGACCcactttattgtttttctaattgacAACAACACGTGTGAGTTGGGTTCTTGGGTTCTCATCTTTCAGCGTTGCCCCCTCAGCAGAAAGGTGCCGAAACTCGGCAAGGGTTATACGAATTGATGATTATATCATTCGGGATGTACAATGCGTTCAGTATTTGCATGAGGTTCATGCATCATGTATTGAGTTCACGAGgaaatggtttttataatattttgatttacaacCCCATTTTGGAATCTCACCTAGTCAAATTAATAGAATATGAAACCTTTTGATAAGAAACTAAAATCTCAAATCTTGATTTGTGTAAAATTCttactattttttatgcaattgcTAAAGATCAATAATTCCATGAACTTGGACTTctattgatataaaaacatcacTTTCTATGTCTTCAGATCCAACCCATAAGAATTTGTTTGTTCTTTGTGCATAAAACCTTGTAAGGATTTTGCACAGTTTCAGTAGTTCTTCTGTTTTGAGGATAAGTTCTTCTGTTTGTGCTTCATAAAAAGCAGCAatccttcaaattaaatatgattaaaTCCAGATATTGTAGACATTCTCTCATTTCCATCCCCGAGCATTTTAAATTTCTCATTATTGAAAACACTCGGATAGAGTATTAGAACGGAAAAATCCATTAGATAATGAACTCTTGGCTATAAGCCATCTTTGGCGATGAATCAACAATTCGAAGTCCTTTTCTTACATATTCTTGATAAACcagtgtttatatataaatataggaGGATCTGTTTGGGAAGTAAGAAGCCCATTTGACATCTCTTCATCTGCAAAGAATTCTCAATGTGAAAACATAGAGACAAGGGGCTACTCTTTGAATAGAAAATAGAGTGGATCTGTAGGGTCCTAAATGAATTGGCGTGTTATTTttacaatcttaaaaaataagcatTTGTATGTGAATTGCAAAAGGTGCAAGTTTTTCAAAGTGTTCATGATATCAGGTGCTTTCACGGACTTGTATCCTTTTATAGGAGTTTCATCCAAAACTTCAATTCTCTTGTTGCCCCTATTATGAAGTGTTTGAAGGGGCACTCTTTTAAGTGGACATAGAAGGCTGAATTTAGTTTTCAGCTTGTTAAACGGGAAATGACTGAAACTCTTGTACTAGCACTCTCAAACTTTAAGAAGCTATTTCAGGTTAATTGTGATACATTTGGGATAGGCATTAGAGGAGTTCTTAACCAAGATGGGCGGCCTGTGACTGTTTTCAATAAGAAGCTATCTAGTTCAAAGAAGAATTACTATAAGTATGGTCTGAAACTTTATGCTATTATTTAGAGTTTCAAACATTAGTGACATTATCTAGTGCAAAAAGAGTTTGTCCTCATTACAGATCATGAGACAATGAATTACATAAATGAACAACATAAgttaattgtttgtttgttgtgtGCTACTAAACAACCATGGTAGGAAGAGGTCATAGAGTAGGGCGTGTTCAAAAAAAGGATGAGGAGACTTTTCTTTAAGAGAAACCTTCAAGAGCTTATCATGGAGGATATACAATAATAGATTACAGAATTGACTCGTAGATTAGAGAAGAAAGAGCAACAAGAACAAACCCAAAAGAGTGATCATGGGTCATTGGCTAGTATTGAAACCCAAAACACGAATAGAGAAGACAACCTCGTGATAAGAAAGAGGTCAAATCTAGGGATTTTAGGTTTCCCATCAAAATTTCTAAGTTTGTTGGAACCTTATAGGTAGACGAGTTTATAGATAGATTGAACCTTATAAGTGGAAGAGGTCAGATCTGGAAATTTTTAAGTATAAAAAGGTTCTTGAGCAAACACGAGTTAAATTAATTGCAATTAGATTGAAAGGTCAAGcatttgtttgatgaaaatagTTGAAAAGGACGTGTGAAAggtaaggaaaataaaaaatcaatgactgagataaattgaagaaaaagatgagGGAGTAGTTTCTTCTTTTCGCTTATTCTCAAACTTTATACTAAAGGTGTATGTGCATCagctattaaataaaatgatttataacaGTAAAACTAAAGTAATGAGAATCACTAGAgtaattctattaatttttaaaaagaaaaaaaatatctcataagaagataattctataaaaaatataattatatagttGTTTTGAGGTTTTTCATGACCATCCCcaactaaaaaaacttttaattttaaagttatatGTTAAATTTGATATTAGTACTATTCCTAAAATTTCACACTTGTATTTCTagactaaaaaaacttataatgatgtctttcaaatataaattttaaaattatgtgatcatttatatgttaaaaaaagcaaatcaaaaacttgcaatataatcaaataatttgaatacaaaaaattaacttaaccaTTCAAAATCAAGGaacttatatttattaaatgattCTTCAATTAATTACAAACACGTACAGGAATTCCCTGATAAAAGaacataaactaatttttttttatttttagaaattttaaattattttaatttgctaatgtttaaaataaattaaaaaaacaatattattttaatatattttaaaataaaaaataatttaaaaataattttatatatatatatatatatagagagagagagagagagagagagagagcgctcGAGTCGGACTCCAACACCCCCTTTAGGTTACCGGCCgtcacaataaaaaagaaacaagggaaaaaaacacagaaaacaGCATCCATCCATCCATAGCTCGAATCTCTTCTCATCACTCTCACGGATTAAAGAAACCCTTGATTATATTTTTGGgcttttagattgattttaaagttattcaaacaaaatgaatatccagcagcagcagcaaccgaATCAATCAAAACCGCCCTCCTGGGAAGCCATCTCCAAgcacttctctcttcctctctccgATGCCGCTAACAATCTCGGTACCTCTCTCCCTTCATCTCACATTTGaactttcaagtttcaaattatttattttttattaatattttgtgtaattattcGAGCAGGCGtctgtgtcagtgtgcttaagAAAATCTGCCGTGACAATGGTCTTGATAGGTGGCCATATCGCAAGgtcagtttttgtttttgtttttctcgaTTCCTATCAGTaatcttttcttctattttcttggTAGAAATGAATTTTCTTCTATAGAAACTTAAttactcccccccccccccccccgggtATTTCAGTACTTAGCTGGAAAGAGTATAGAGGACATTAGAAGGTATGCTGctagagaaaaaatcaaagccATTGCCGACCTCGCCAAGGCTGCTAACAAAAggtgtgttttttctttttttgttactaATCAATGCAAGCAAGTTACAGAGTTTTAGAATTTAACGCCGTTTGATTTGTCATAAATTTTGCTTTCGAGAATTTGTCATTATGTTTGTTTTACTAACTAGATTACTAGATTTAAGAAATAGGATTGTGGTAATATAAGTTTCTCTGAAGGAAAAATTACCTGGGTTGGTTTTTGTTGTTCTTACTAAAGATTTCGACCAAGATAGAGACTTTTTAATGggaaaaatttgaaagaatagATTTTGTGAGGTTTGACGTTTGTAGCGATGGTTGGATTCGCCTTTTGCAATATTTGATAGGTTTTCTTTATGTGTCTGCATTCAGAATTGGTTTCTGGTGTGCATGCTTATTCATTATCCTTGCTTCTTGCATTGATTAGGACAATGTGgaggtgagttttttttatggataagaGTGGCTAGCAGATGGTGTGTTAGTTGCAGTTGTCTTTATCTAGTAATTTGGTCTGTGATCTAATAAGTGAACAGCAGGTCACGAGAGAATTCAGATATCACCTAGTAAATTTCTGTTGAGGGAATGCTTGACATGATGAAAACAATTCTATCATCTAAATCCATTTGAATTATATGCTCTTGTATTTATGTATAATCAATTTGATTCAGTTTCTTTCTCTGGCCTATTTTCATGATCTGATCAGTGGTATCCAGCAGCAAAACAATGAGAATTCCAAACCTCACAAATTGCAGCAACAAGGAACTAAGGATGTTCTAGTTGGGCGGCAACATATCACGCTCACTCCAGGGTTGGCAAAAGGATTGATGGGTTTGGATGAGTTTAAATATGGATTTCCATCAGATGGTTTATCAACAGCTACGAATAAATGGTGGGGTAGCAGCCTGTCTGATACTCAAAGGGCCACTGATAGAGCTGGAATTGAGACTGATGAAGATGACGGCCGTCAATCTGAAGAAAAGGTAGATGCTGGTACCAGTGTGGTGATTGTAGACGAAGAGAAAGGTGAGAATGGAAAGGTGGAGAGTAATGAAATTGATCCACAAGGGACTGGTTTATTAACGTCTGTTAGGAAAAGAGCTGCTGAAGAAGGGCGAGAAGCACTTAAACTTGGTGTCTACCGCACTTATGGTGTAAACAAGTTAGGCAGGAAACAAAGAGCTTTGCTTCTTCGAATATTTGGATCTTCATTGCCAAAACAATGGATTCAGGACTTCAGTTCAAATAGAGGTGGATTGTAGACATGAATAACAGTTTCTACTAAGAATGTATAGTGTCAGATGTAAAACTGCCTTAATGAGTCATGAATGTCACTAGCGAGGTTTTTCATCCACGTGTTTCAAGTTGAATGATGATCATGGTTTTATGTAACAGCCCTTAGATCTAGCAGTGATAATCTTCTCGAGTATATGTATATGCTTGTCGCCTCTGCAAACATTATATGTGacacttattttgtttttatgacaTGCTGACATCTTATTACTTGATTGAATTCAACGAGCAACTAGTTTAGGACTATAATTTAGTTGAATGTATGCATTGCAGCACAGGACTTTTCACCAGCTGGTGGGACTTTATTGCATTTGGTGGCGCCAAGCTGTAATAATCTTTTCAGAAATGCCAGGGACGTACTTGTTTTTAAGGTAACTATGGATTATAGTATCATCTGTGTTCCTCGGTGCTGTTAGGGATTTAGTGTATACTTAGTTTTTAGACCCGTGCTTCGCAGCGGGCAATGCTTACTAAGGAGcaaaattttgttgttttcgtCACttttaatcaaacttacagcatCTAGGTCATGTTGCAGTTTTATCAAGAATAAAACGTGTCATTAACCCATCTTTACCATCAAAAGTATGGTATTCACAaaactatgaaaataaaaggtttgtAATGCAGGCCATCTGAAATTTCTCTTTTTCCATGTAAAATAGAAGTGGGAGCACCGTGAAATTCTTAACAACATGgagagaaaaaatgtttttctgcAAATTTTTCTTTGCTCATCCCAGTTCTTGGTCCCAAATACCGACTTGTGTGGAGACGTCGCATTTTTTCAATTCTTCGCTCCAAATGTCCTTGGCATATTGACATTTAAAGAACAAATGATCTCTACTCTCATTGGTATACTTGCATAAACACAAATTGGGCCTGTAGTTCTCCCTCTTCTTATCTTCTGTCTATCTTTGAAGGATTCGAGTCAGGCTACAAAATTCTGTCGAGGGATAGATAAAGGATCCATAGCAGTTTCCACCAACCAATTATAACACCCCTTGGTCTCAATGCTTCCTATGCACTTTTCacaataaattttccatctGGACAATGCTTATAGCCGACACTATCTTCTTAATGATCATTGGGAAAAAAGGAGTCCAGAAATAGCTTTTCGCAAGCAAACACCATAAAGCATATCTTATCTCTTTCttcataaaggaaaaaaacaagggaagTACAGCTGTGATGCAGAGTAAAAGATTTCAAGCCTAATGCGACTAATAATCTGATGGAGTTAGGTGCCTAATAATTGTTGGGTCTATTATGTCATGTGTAATAAACCAAAGGCTGTAGGAAGAGGAACAACAGGATACATAATTCCAGTCTAGTTTTGCAAAAGCAGTAGTAGTGTTTCATACAAACCAACTGCAGTAACACTGTAATTGCCCATcctaatcaattattgaatatggctcgtaaatttatatttcatttctCACCGAATactagaaaatactttt is part of the Populus trichocarpa isolate Nisqually-1 chromosome 2, P.trichocarpa_v4.1, whole genome shotgun sequence genome and encodes:
- the LOC7468732 gene encoding uncharacterized protein LOC7468732; protein product: MNIQQQQQPNQSKPPSWEAISKHFSLPLSDAANNLGVCVSVLKKICRDNGLDRWPYRKYLAGKSIEDIRRYAAREKIKAIADLAKAANKSGIQQQNNENSKPHKLQQQGTKDVLVGRQHITLTPGLAKGLMGLDEFKYGFPSDGLSTATNKWWGSSLSDTQRATDRAGIETDEDDGRQSEEKVDAGTSVVIVDEEKGENGKVESNEIDPQGTGLLTSVRKRAAEEGREALKLGVYRTYGVNKLGRKQRALLLRIFGSSLPKQWIQDFSSNRGGL